Proteins from a genomic interval of Verrucomicrobium sp.:
- a CDS encoding glycosyltransferase family protein — protein MARILYGVMGNTHGHIMRTLSLVKRLPEHEYHFIGGGRVPDAVRGQWPCLEVPVLRTVHRRQRVSVPRTVGQIAACHLRLPQVTRRIRELIDRWQPDLAICDREFFLPHAARQAGLPCLSIDHSHLLKAGRYPVPAGEKVSWALAMANDYLFFDKTRHNLMVSFFHPPLRPSRRGFRDELFPAVVRDVVTRRSASAGEHVFVYQTSPTFHRLIETLRALPRRVVVYGFHNEDREEGNLSFRAYHPERILDDLASSAYAVVNGGHNLLSEAFYYGKPVLCFPVRTLFEQFFNAYHVRALGYGDYTTSMEPTPALFAAFEERLPEYRASIAANFREGTDQIVARLRELIADPAKIAR, from the coding sequence ATGGCACGCATCCTGTACGGCGTCATGGGGAATACCCACGGGCACATCATGCGCACCCTCTCCCTGGTGAAGCGCCTGCCGGAGCACGAATACCACTTCATCGGCGGCGGGCGCGTGCCGGACGCGGTGCGCGGCCAGTGGCCTTGCTTGGAAGTTCCCGTCCTGCGCACCGTCCACCGCCGCCAGCGCGTCTCCGTGCCGCGCACCGTCGGCCAGATCGCCGCCTGCCACCTGCGTCTGCCGCAGGTGACGCGCCGGATCCGGGAGCTGATCGACCGCTGGCAGCCTGACCTGGCCATTTGCGACCGGGAGTTCTTCCTCCCCCACGCCGCGCGGCAGGCGGGGCTCCCCTGCCTTTCCATCGACCACTCCCACCTGCTGAAGGCGGGCCGCTACCCCGTCCCCGCCGGGGAAAAGGTCTCCTGGGCGCTGGCCATGGCCAACGACTACCTCTTTTTCGACAAGACGCGGCACAACCTGATGGTCTCCTTCTTCCATCCGCCGCTGCGCCCCTCCCGCCGGGGCTTCCGGGACGAGCTTTTCCCCGCCGTGGTGCGGGACGTGGTGACGCGGCGGAGCGCCTCGGCGGGGGAGCACGTCTTCGTCTACCAGACCAGCCCCACCTTCCACCGGCTGATCGAGACGCTGCGCGCCCTGCCCCGGCGGGTCGTCGTCTACGGCTTCCACAACGAGGACCGGGAGGAGGGCAACCTCTCCTTCCGCGCCTACCACCCGGAGCGGATCCTGGACGACCTGGCCTCCTCCGCCTATGCGGTGGTCAACGGCGGGCACAACCTCCTCTCCGAGGCCTTCTACTACGGCAAGCCGGTCCTCTGCTTCCCCGTGCGGACGCTATTCGAGCAGTTCTTCAACGCCTACCACGTCCGCGCGCTGGGCTACGGGGACTACACCACGTCGATGGAGCCGACGCCCGCGCTCTTCGCCGCCTTTGAGGAGCGCCTGCCCGAATATCGCGCCTCCATCGCCGCCAACTTCCGCGAGGGGACCGACCAGATCGTCGCCCGCCTGCGGGAACTGATCGCCGATCCGGCCAAAATCGCCCGATGA
- a CDS encoding pyridoxal phosphate-dependent aminotransferase family protein produces MIFSSFLSSKKPVLERIESDVATKLRLRYSPFYHAVDSIQGARIVVDGKSMVMMSSNEYLGLSQHPKVIEASQKAAAEWGTSSCGSRLANGSRRYHEELEEALAAFLGVEACHVIVAGYLACQGSLAALAQRGDALIVDKSIHSSLWDGAQLSKADIERFTHGDVGSLRSLLATLDPSQPKIIAVDGVYSMEGHLAPVPELVELAEKYNAFLLVDDAHGFGVFGRDGRGVSDHFGLADKVDLTVGSFSKSLASTGGFMAGSRAVVEYLRSNCRQIIFSAAMTPSASAAALAALRVMQEEPEHRERVLSNTAYMRSHLDQMGLDYWNSPTPALPIVIGDKEKCYFVWKSLWEQGFFTVMSIAPGVPAGKDLIRSAISALHTKEDLDRFAAALRVACKKAGVSVK; encoded by the coding sequence ATGATTTTTTCCTCCTTTCTTTCTTCCAAAAAGCCGGTCCTCGAACGCATCGAGTCCGACGTCGCCACCAAACTCCGCCTCCGCTACTCCCCCTTCTACCACGCGGTCGATTCCATCCAGGGCGCCCGCATCGTCGTCGACGGCAAGTCGATGGTGATGATGAGCAGCAACGAATACCTGGGCCTTTCCCAGCATCCGAAGGTTATCGAGGCCTCCCAAAAGGCCGCCGCCGAGTGGGGCACCAGCTCCTGCGGCTCCCGCCTTGCCAACGGCTCCCGCCGCTACCATGAGGAGCTGGAGGAGGCCCTGGCCGCCTTCCTGGGCGTGGAGGCCTGCCACGTCATCGTCGCCGGCTATCTGGCCTGTCAGGGTAGCCTGGCCGCCCTGGCCCAGCGCGGCGACGCGCTGATCGTCGACAAGAGCATCCACTCCTCCCTATGGGACGGCGCCCAGCTGAGCAAGGCCGACATCGAGCGCTTCACCCACGGCGACGTGGGCTCCCTGCGCAGCCTCCTGGCCACGCTCGACCCTTCCCAGCCGAAAATCATCGCCGTCGACGGCGTCTATTCCATGGAGGGCCACCTGGCTCCCGTGCCGGAGCTCGTCGAGCTGGCGGAGAAATACAACGCCTTCCTCCTCGTCGACGACGCGCACGGCTTCGGCGTCTTCGGCCGCGACGGCCGGGGCGTCAGCGACCACTTCGGCCTGGCGGACAAGGTCGACCTGACCGTCGGCAGCTTTTCCAAGTCCCTGGCCAGCACCGGCGGCTTCATGGCGGGCAGCCGCGCCGTCGTCGAATACCTCCGCAGCAACTGCCGTCAGATCATCTTCAGCGCCGCGATGACCCCTTCCGCTTCCGCCGCCGCGCTGGCCGCCCTGCGCGTCATGCAGGAAGAGCCGGAACACCGGGAGCGCGTCCTCTCCAACACCGCCTACATGCGCTCCCACCTGGACCAGATGGGCCTGGACTACTGGAACAGCCCCACCCCGGCGCTGCCCATCGTCATCGGGGACAAGGAGAAGTGCTACTTTGTCTGGAAATCGCTCTGGGAGCAGGGCTTCTTCACCGTGATGTCGATCGCCCCTGGCGTGCCCGCGGGGAAGGACCTGATCCGCTCCGCCATCTCCGCCCTCCATACGAAGGAGGATCTGGACCGCTTCGCCGCCGCCCTGCGCGTGGCGTGCAAGAAGGCGGGCGTTTCGGTCAAGTAG
- a CDS encoding MotA/TolQ/ExbB proton channel family protein, with the protein MTALLPVLAQAAPPTDAMAPLTGLSLLNLLKSGGWVMVPLFLASIGVVALIGYYFLTLRRGAITTDELELQVDTFFSNDDLAGLAAYLKERPEAVAEVLSVVLDFTLRRKDADAEAIHAIAEAEGNRLAAALNQRVTYLLDLGVLAPLLGLFGTVVGILRSFGTIATQALALRTMMLAGGVSQALVATASGLIVGILAMFCFSCFRGRVQTLISLFEVTVTQRVQEIILLKKRTAPRA; encoded by the coding sequence ATGACCGCCCTTCTTCCCGTGCTGGCTCAGGCCGCGCCGCCCACCGACGCCATGGCGCCCCTGACCGGGCTCTCCCTGCTCAATCTCCTCAAATCGGGCGGGTGGGTGATGGTGCCGCTTTTCCTGGCGTCCATCGGCGTCGTCGCGCTGATCGGTTACTACTTCCTGACGCTCCGCCGCGGCGCCATCACCACGGACGAGCTGGAGCTGCAGGTTGACACCTTCTTTTCCAACGACGACCTGGCGGGCCTGGCCGCCTACTTGAAAGAGCGGCCGGAGGCCGTGGCGGAAGTCCTCTCCGTCGTCCTCGACTTCACCCTGCGCCGCAAGGACGCCGACGCGGAGGCGATCCACGCCATCGCCGAGGCGGAGGGCAACCGCCTGGCCGCCGCGCTCAACCAGCGCGTCACCTACCTCCTGGACCTGGGCGTCCTGGCGCCGCTCCTGGGCCTCTTCGGCACGGTCGTCGGCATCCTGCGCTCCTTCGGCACCATCGCCACGCAGGCCCTGGCCCTGCGCACCATGATGCTGGCGGGCGGCGTCTCCCAGGCGCTCGTCGCCACGGCCTCCGGCCTCATCGTCGGCATCCTGGCCATGTTCTGCTTCTCTTGCTTCCGCGGCCGCGTGCAGACCCTCATCTCCCTCTTCGAGGTGACCGTCACCCAGCGCGTGCAGGAGATCATCCTGCTTAAGAAGCGCACCGCTCCCCGGGCATGA
- a CDS encoding nucleoside monophosphate kinase: protein MLRRVQYETILLFGAPGSGKGTQGKILGTIPGFFHFASGDVFRSIDLDSELGKAFLEYSKRGDLVPDDLTIQLWSDHLEKIINLGRFRPESDFLVLDGIPRTVSQAEMLSGHIHVHRIYHLSCPERAKLIERMRARALKQNRFDDANEEVIRHRLKAYDNETKPVLDYYGKDVIVEIDAAQRPHKVLLDILADLAGLKPAEQLVEDE from the coding sequence ATGCTCCGTCGAGTGCAATACGAGACGATTCTCCTCTTCGGCGCCCCCGGCTCCGGCAAGGGCACCCAGGGGAAGATCCTGGGAACCATCCCCGGCTTTTTCCACTTCGCCAGCGGCGACGTGTTCCGCTCCATCGACCTCGATTCGGAGCTGGGGAAGGCGTTCCTCGAATACTCCAAGCGCGGCGACCTGGTCCCGGACGACCTGACGATCCAGCTCTGGAGCGACCATCTGGAGAAGATCATCAACCTGGGCCGCTTCCGCCCGGAGAGCGACTTCCTGGTCCTGGACGGCATCCCGCGCACCGTCTCCCAGGCGGAGATGCTCTCCGGCCACATCCACGTCCACCGCATCTACCACCTCAGCTGCCCGGAGCGCGCCAAGCTCATCGAGCGCATGCGCGCCCGCGCGCTGAAGCAGAACCGCTTTGACGACGCCAACGAGGAAGTCATCCGCCACCGGCTGAAGGCCTACGACAATGAGACGAAGCCGGTCCTCGACTACTACGGGAAGGACGTCATCGTGGAGATCGACGCCGCGCAGCGGCCCCACAAGGTCCTCCTAGACATCCTGGCCGACCTGGCCGGACTCAAGCCCGCCGAGCAGCTCGTCGAGGACGAGTAG
- a CDS encoding OmpA family protein, with protein MTFHRRLFITVAILLSLCVHVGVLCWFGVIHVGPLAIPADAGRTIKPFHLKRVEIPAQSLVEVPPPPIAPPPAPVPSKEAPPAVLPEAAQTLPQSLQAAPAPVLPQPQPGSPAAFAPVVPAPPAASSPYALDDRAAIEAEISKAAVGPKSPGLPAALPSTPALPGTLPADATQPAGQLGTGTLPSAAALPSLEEVSANFRVTPPTLNPSIPQPVVLTLPTDILFDFDSSALRSGAEPLLRQALAYFRRYPRAEIEVDGHTDSFGAADYNQTLSEARAAAVQAWLRPQLPEGAYAITAKGFGATRPVVDPHGNVAAQQKNRRVEIVLRALASDSR; from the coding sequence ATGACCTTCCACCGCCGTCTTTTCATTACGGTCGCCATCCTGCTCTCCCTTTGCGTGCATGTGGGCGTGCTCTGCTGGTTCGGCGTCATCCATGTCGGCCCGCTGGCCATCCCGGCCGACGCGGGACGGACCATAAAACCCTTTCACCTCAAGCGGGTCGAGATTCCCGCCCAATCCCTCGTCGAGGTGCCCCCGCCGCCCATCGCGCCGCCGCCCGCCCCCGTGCCGTCGAAGGAGGCGCCGCCCGCCGTCCTGCCGGAGGCCGCGCAGACCCTCCCCCAGAGCCTCCAGGCCGCGCCCGCGCCGGTCCTGCCGCAACCGCAGCCCGGCTCTCCCGCCGCCTTTGCGCCGGTCGTCCCCGCGCCGCCCGCCGCCTCCAGCCCCTACGCGCTGGACGACCGCGCGGCGATCGAGGCGGAAATCTCCAAGGCCGCAGTGGGTCCGAAGAGCCCGGGCCTCCCCGCCGCGCTTCCCTCCACGCCCGCGCTGCCCGGGACGCTCCCGGCCGACGCCACCCAGCCCGCCGGCCAGCTGGGCACCGGCACCCTTCCCAGCGCCGCCGCGCTCCCCAGCCTGGAGGAGGTCTCCGCCAATTTCCGCGTCACCCCGCCCACCCTCAACCCCAGCATCCCCCAGCCCGTCGTCCTGACCCTGCCGACGGACATCCTCTTCGACTTCGACTCCTCCGCCCTGCGGTCCGGGGCGGAGCCCCTCCTGCGCCAGGCGCTGGCTTATTTCCGCCGTTATCCGAGGGCGGAGATCGAGGTCGACGGCCACACCGATTCCTTCGGCGCCGCCGACTACAACCAAACGCTGAGCGAGGCCCGCGCCGCCGCCGTCCAGGCCTGGCTGCGGCCTCAGCTGCCGGAAGGGGCCTACGCCATCACGGCCAAGGGTTTCGGAGCCACGCGCCCCGTCGTCGATCCTCATGGAAACGTCGCCGCGCAGCAGAAGAACCGGCGGGTGGAGATCGTTCTCCGGGCTTTGGCATCAGATTCGCGGTAA
- a CDS encoding glycosyltransferase — translation MRVLILTSSTGGGHNMRARSLSQWAALHRPHWEVHIHPTLETTHPIYRFGVELYNFIQKTFPRLHHIYFNYLEAAAMFKDPRRILGRHRFVEVLEKVRPDVIVSVHGSTNHGFFQLAHEVLGRDKVRCVTYCAEMHGGYGMSRHWVNPETDLFIGSLPETAEAAVALGMPREKIRVGGFMLHPSFYDEELDNEELPSHLWPELDLDGGVFTVILSTGANSANNHLRFLPELRKIGRPLQVIALCGHNEATRREVLRFAEEQPAPGLTIRALPSTDRMALLMRKAGAIVARPGSGTTNEAIQSGCPLIFNRLGGLMPQEIITQKFCEKHGLSAGINDAASLARLLREWIDNPELPRGMADRMRAARPRQHPTGILALLES, via the coding sequence ATGCGCGTCCTGATCCTCACCTCCAGCACCGGCGGCGGGCATAACATGCGCGCCCGCTCCCTTTCCCAGTGGGCGGCCCTGCACCGTCCCCATTGGGAAGTCCACATCCACCCCACGCTGGAAACGACCCACCCGATCTACCGCTTCGGCGTGGAACTGTACAATTTCATCCAGAAGACCTTCCCCCGCCTTCACCACATCTATTTCAACTACCTGGAGGCGGCGGCGATGTTCAAGGACCCTCGCCGCATCCTGGGCCGCCACCGTTTCGTGGAAGTCTTGGAAAAAGTCCGTCCGGACGTGATCGTGAGCGTCCACGGCTCCACCAACCACGGCTTCTTCCAGCTGGCACACGAGGTCCTGGGCCGGGACAAGGTCCGCTGCGTCACCTACTGCGCGGAGATGCACGGCGGCTACGGCATGAGCCGCCACTGGGTCAACCCGGAGACCGACCTCTTCATCGGCTCCCTGCCGGAGACGGCGGAGGCGGCCGTGGCCCTGGGCATGCCCCGGGAGAAGATCCGCGTCGGCGGCTTCATGCTCCACCCCAGCTTTTACGACGAGGAGCTGGACAACGAGGAGCTGCCCAGCCATCTCTGGCCGGAGCTGGACCTCGACGGCGGCGTCTTCACCGTCATTCTCAGCACCGGGGCCAACAGCGCCAACAACCACCTCCGCTTCCTGCCGGAGCTGCGGAAGATCGGCCGCCCGCTCCAGGTCATCGCCCTCTGCGGCCATAACGAGGCGACCCGCCGGGAAGTCCTCCGCTTTGCGGAAGAGCAGCCCGCGCCGGGCCTGACCATCCGCGCGCTGCCTTCCACCGACCGCATGGCCCTCCTCATGCGGAAGGCAGGCGCGATCGTCGCCCGGCCCGGCTCCGGCACGACGAACGAGGCGATCCAGAGCGGCTGCCCCCTCATTTTCAACCGCCTGGGCGGTCTCATGCCGCAGGAGATCATCACCCAGAAATTCTGCGAGAAACACGGCCTCTCCGCCGGCATCAACGACGCGGCCTCCCTGGCGCGGCTCCTGCGCGAGTGGATCGACAACCCCGAGCTGCCGCGCGGCATGGCCGACCGAATGCGCGCCGCCCGCCCGCGCCAGCACCCCACCGGCATTCTGGCCCTCCTGGAATCGTGA
- a CDS encoding biopolymer transporter ExbD, whose protein sequence is MNFRRRIVPQQIGLQLAPMIDVILFLLCFFLLTWNLARYEADIEVKIPVAKQGQEPKRLPGEVIVNISKDGTVNLNRRVIGSDELRQILTGVVKEYPDQAVIIRADADTDYKYVVGVLDVCREANAWNIAFATLRPESPAP, encoded by the coding sequence ATGAACTTCCGCCGCCGCATCGTCCCCCAGCAGATCGGGCTGCAGCTGGCGCCGATGATCGACGTCATCCTTTTCCTGCTCTGCTTCTTCCTCCTCACCTGGAACCTGGCCCGCTACGAGGCCGACATCGAGGTGAAGATCCCCGTGGCCAAGCAGGGCCAGGAGCCGAAGCGCCTCCCGGGCGAGGTGATCGTGAACATTTCCAAGGACGGCACCGTGAACCTGAACCGCCGCGTGATCGGCAGCGACGAGCTGCGCCAGATCCTCACCGGCGTGGTGAAGGAATATCCCGACCAGGCCGTCATCATCCGCGCCGATGCGGACACGGATTACAAATACGTCGTCGGCGTCCTCGACGTCTGCCGGGAGGCCAACGCGTGGAACATCGCCTTCGCCACCCTGCGCCCGGAGTCTCCCGCGCCGTGA
- a CDS encoding tetratricopeptide repeat protein, with protein sequence MEHRLRHPAPGVSRAVTRRLASLAVLWAAAGLGLARGEGKFAPPPADIGSTPPVLEIRPLADAQLARAASLYEQKNYEAALPAYVAVLPSLRDARRQEALLRIGECYRVLGRQEEALGVYKMLAESSAGSLFVAVADYQRGRILYQQGKWGSALEMFQAAQAANPDAATKEAARFFTAACQVKMAQGKEKEGAAALQSFADAKPAGPYTAAAAQMLAEAAEKAGDWAAAAKDWQAAYAASQEKPIRAQASARAALALLRLDRPAEAEKLFLASRQADEAGDYARISNTGLLDLYFRQKRYQEVVSFFDANRDKLLDSGRAAVLLEVARSQAALKDWPRAIEYFDLYLGAFKDAPDAPAAAYERLLARAQISQDNVAGDTAAFLAAYPKAPQVSGVLFLRAQQYSAKQQFAEAAPIWDQLAQSPPEGLPAAEIYFEAPRAHAALKEWKAAADGFALFIQKFSQHASVQAAWQARAVALQNLPDAAGAAQAWAEVLKLAEPKSPDAQEAAEQLAVLDGRLDRHAAFITDLERIHRDFPQSRLWPMATYTLGAEAFSGRYYKEAEPLLRQARTADPKNWNTAALYRLLWIAYQQKDAARAAELVKEYDALEDPKAKEVRVPAEVYYWLGTAAVAAHRDAEAASWFALVTTHPQGGAYISPAWWELGEAQRRQKLWPLAVQSYDAFRARDAKNASNPQVLLALADAQTGAGLYSLAKEHLDQVLLAQPEGKLNAQARFLTGEWHFAQKQYGEALKSFATLSLIYRDNDITPRALERAAQSAELFGDKAQAESLRKKLQADYPDFQPQEGP encoded by the coding sequence GTGGAACATCGCCTTCGCCACCCTGCGCCCGGAGTCTCCCGCGCCGTGACCCGGCGTCTGGCATCCCTGGCCGTCCTGTGGGCCGCCGCCGGGCTGGGCCTCGCGCGCGGGGAGGGGAAATTCGCCCCGCCCCCGGCCGACATCGGCTCCACGCCGCCCGTGCTGGAGATCCGCCCGCTGGCCGACGCGCAGCTGGCCCGCGCCGCTTCCCTTTACGAGCAGAAGAACTACGAGGCGGCGCTGCCCGCCTATGTCGCCGTGCTGCCCTCCCTGCGGGACGCGCGGCGGCAGGAGGCGCTCCTGCGCATCGGGGAGTGCTACCGCGTCCTGGGCCGCCAGGAGGAGGCCTTGGGCGTCTACAAAATGCTGGCCGAATCGAGCGCGGGCAGCCTCTTTGTCGCCGTCGCGGACTACCAGCGGGGCCGGATCCTCTACCAGCAGGGGAAGTGGGGCTCCGCCCTGGAGATGTTCCAGGCCGCCCAGGCGGCCAACCCTGACGCGGCCACGAAGGAGGCCGCCCGCTTCTTCACCGCCGCCTGCCAGGTGAAGATGGCCCAGGGGAAGGAGAAGGAGGGCGCGGCCGCGCTCCAGTCCTTTGCCGACGCCAAACCCGCCGGGCCCTACACCGCCGCCGCCGCGCAGATGCTGGCGGAGGCCGCGGAAAAGGCCGGGGACTGGGCCGCCGCGGCGAAGGACTGGCAGGCCGCCTACGCCGCCTCCCAGGAAAAGCCGATCCGCGCCCAGGCGTCGGCCCGCGCCGCGCTGGCCCTCCTGCGCCTGGACCGCCCGGCGGAGGCGGAGAAGCTCTTCCTGGCTTCCCGCCAGGCGGACGAAGCGGGCGACTACGCCCGCATCTCCAACACCGGCCTCCTCGACCTCTATTTCCGCCAGAAGCGCTACCAGGAGGTAGTCTCCTTCTTCGACGCCAACCGGGACAAGCTCCTCGACTCCGGCCGCGCCGCCGTCCTCCTGGAGGTGGCCCGCTCCCAGGCCGCGCTGAAGGACTGGCCCCGCGCGATCGAGTATTTCGACCTCTATCTGGGAGCGTTCAAGGACGCTCCGGACGCGCCCGCCGCCGCCTACGAGCGGCTCCTAGCCCGCGCGCAGATCAGCCAGGACAACGTTGCCGGGGACACCGCCGCCTTCCTGGCCGCCTACCCGAAGGCGCCTCAGGTTTCGGGCGTCCTCTTCCTGCGCGCCCAGCAGTATTCGGCCAAGCAGCAGTTCGCCGAGGCCGCGCCGATCTGGGACCAGCTGGCACAGTCCCCGCCGGAGGGGCTGCCCGCCGCGGAGATCTACTTCGAGGCGCCGCGCGCCCACGCCGCGCTGAAGGAGTGGAAGGCCGCGGCGGACGGGTTCGCCCTCTTCATCCAGAAATTTTCGCAGCACGCCTCCGTCCAGGCGGCCTGGCAGGCCCGCGCGGTGGCGCTGCAAAACCTGCCGGACGCCGCCGGAGCCGCGCAGGCCTGGGCGGAAGTCCTCAAGCTGGCCGAGCCGAAGTCCCCCGACGCGCAGGAAGCGGCGGAGCAGCTGGCCGTCCTGGATGGGCGGCTCGACCGCCATGCCGCGTTCATCACCGACCTGGAGCGCATCCACCGCGATTTTCCCCAGAGCCGCCTTTGGCCCATGGCCACCTACACCCTGGGCGCGGAGGCCTTCTCCGGGCGCTATTACAAGGAGGCCGAGCCGCTCCTGCGCCAAGCCCGCACGGCCGACCCGAAGAACTGGAACACCGCCGCCCTCTACCGCCTCCTTTGGATCGCCTACCAGCAAAAGGACGCCGCCCGCGCCGCCGAGCTGGTGAAGGAATACGACGCCCTGGAAGATCCGAAGGCCAAGGAAGTCCGCGTCCCCGCCGAGGTCTATTACTGGCTGGGAACGGCCGCCGTGGCCGCCCACCGCGACGCGGAAGCGGCCTCCTGGTTTGCCCTGGTCACCACCCATCCTCAGGGCGGCGCCTATATTTCCCCCGCGTGGTGGGAGCTGGGCGAGGCGCAGCGCCGCCAAAAACTCTGGCCGCTGGCCGTGCAGAGCTACGACGCCTTCCGCGCCCGCGACGCGAAGAACGCCTCCAATCCGCAGGTGCTTCTGGCCCTGGCCGACGCCCAGACCGGCGCGGGCCTCTACTCCCTGGCTAAGGAACATCTGGATCAAGTCCTCCTGGCCCAGCCGGAAGGGAAGCTCAACGCCCAGGCCCGCTTCCTGACCGGGGAATGGCACTTCGCCCAGAAGCAATACGGGGAGGCGCTCAAGTCCTTCGCCACCTTAAGCCTCATCTACCGGGACAACGACATCACGCCGCGCGCCCTGGAACGCGCCGCGCAATCGGCGGAACTCTTCGGGGACAAGGCCCAGGCCGAGTCCCTGCGCAAGAAGCTCCAGGCCGACTATCCCGACTTTCAGCCGCAGGAGGGGCCATGA